From the Candidatus Zixiibacteriota bacterium genome, the window TAAGGCCTTTATCCCCCGTGACGGCGACCACGTCCTGCTGGTGGCCGATTACTCGCAGGTAGAACTACGCATTCTGGCTCATTACACGAATGACCAGGGTCTGATCGCCGCTTTCGAGGCAGCCGAGGACATTCATGCCCGCACCGCCGCCGAGGTGTACGGTGTCGATATCGACAATGTCACATCCGAACAACGACGCGCGGCCAAGACCGCCAACTTCGCGGTCATCTACGGAGTCTCGGCCTTCGGCCTGGCCCAACAGACAGAACTCGATTTGAGCGGCGCCAAGGAATTCATCGACACCTATTTTGAACGCTATCCCGGTATCCAAAAATACATGGAGACGACCAAACAGTCGGCCCGTGACTCAGGCTATGTTACTACATTGCTCAACCGGCGGCGCTACCTGCCGGAGATTAATAGCAAGAACTTCAACGTCCGACAGTTCGCCGAACGTACTGCGATCAACACACCCATCCAGGGAACGGCGGCCGACATGATCAAGACGGCGATGTTGAATATCCATCGCAAAATGTCAGGCATGCGTTCGCGGATGGTTTTGCAGGTGCACGACGAGTTGGTGTTCGACGCGCACAAGGATGAGCTTGATGATCTGAAATCACTTGTACAAATCGGTATGGAGAAGGCAATCAAGTTGTCGGTACCGGTGGTAGTCGACATGGGCGTGGGGGAGACCTGGCTGGACGCCAAGTAGGGCAGCGATCCCTGCGATCCTGGACCTAGCCTCCAAAGTATCTTCATCGACCTATAAGTCCTCAATAAACCCTGTTTTTCACCGAATAGAGTAGTAGGAGGCGACAAGACGCAGAAGACGGAGGTTCTAATACTGTCCGAAAAGTTGGTCAATTGCTGGGAAGCCAAGGGATGTGGTCGCGGACCCGGCGGCGAGAAATCCGCTGAACTTGGTGTCTGCCCCGCAGCATCTGATAGCGCGTGCAACGGTATCAACCGTGGTGAGGCCGGCGGTCGTATCTGTTGGGCGGTAGCCGGCACGCTCTGCGGTGGCAAGGTGCAGGGGTTATTTGCAGAAAAAATCGACTCGTGTATAAACTGCGACGTATTTAAGCAAATCGCCAGCGAAGAAGGAGAAGACTTCCAGATGTTTCCCGGGGATGATCCCGACGTGACAACCGCTGATGACCGCACCTGTGAGTTCGAAAAAACCTGATCCTGTCTTAAACTTCTGAACCAAAAAAACGGGGCGGCGAATTCTTGCCTTTGTGTGGTCCGAAGCGTTAATTGCATTCATGTACATCGGACTGACAGGTCTTATCGGCTCAGGCAAATCTACGGCGGCTCAGATACTGGCTTCGCACGGCGCAGCCGTAATTGACGCCGACCATGTCGCCCGTGAAGTCATCGATCTTTACCCTGAGTTGCTTGCCAAACTGGTGGCATGTTTCGGCGAAGACATACTCACACCGACCGGAAAACTCAGGCGCAAGAAACTGGCTATGCTCGCCTTTGCAGGTGAAAGAGCAAGACAAGAACTCAATAGCATAATGCATCCATACATAGGCCGAGAAATCAGACGGAGAATGACTCGGTTGAGCATTGGGCACCAAGTCGTCGTAATCGATGCCGCCCTCTTGCTGGGCAGCAGTATCGAGGACGACATGGACCAGATACTCGTAATCCATGCCTCACAATCGGTGCGACTTGGACGACTACTCAAGCGCGGCCTGGCACGCGAGGATGCCCTCATGCGCATGAGCCGACAGCTTCCCTTTAGCGCCTTCAAACAGTGCGCAGACCGCCTGATTGTAAATCAGGACAGTCTGGGTTCTCTTGAGAAGAAGGTGGCCAATTACTTCAAAACTATTACGTCCGAGCGACCCGGAAATGGTTGACATATCACTATAAACACATAGATTTGGCATCAGTAGAAAGTTACAGGTTTCACAAACCGTGAGGTTTTTGGTATGACGATAGCGGATTCAAAAACAATGACAAAAATCGGCGAATACACCAACGAACAGTTGCGCGAAAGAGCCAACTACATGCGCGGGCTGAACCTTGTCGGCTTGTGCTCGGCCAAGTCGGGACATTCCGGCGGAACGCTCGGCGTCATGGATATTGCCTGCGCGCTTTATCTGAAAATTGCACGACACAACCCACAGGATCCCGAGTGGGAAGACCGTGATCGCGTCATCTGGTCGGCCGGTCACAAAGCTCCGGCCTTGTACACGGCTTTGGCTGTGTCCGGATACTTTCCCGAGCGGGACATGATGACCTTACGAATGCTCGGCTCCGGTTTGCAGGGTCATCCGCATCGCAAGGACTTAGCCGGCGTGGAGATATCTTCAGGTTCCCTGGGTCAGGGGTTCTCGGTTGCGGTTGGGATCGCGCTGGCGGCCAAGTTGGACAAAAAGGACTACCGCACCTTCGTGATCTCATCCGATGGTGAACATCAGGAGGGATCGATGTGGGAAGCGGCCATGTCGGCTGCCCACTATCAACTGGACAACCTGGTTCTGCTTTTGGATCGGAATCATTTGCAGATCGACGGCCGCACCGAAGACGT encodes:
- the coaE gene encoding dephospho-CoA kinase (Dephospho-CoA kinase (CoaE) performs the final step in coenzyme A biosynthesis.) codes for the protein MYIGLTGLIGSGKSTAAQILASHGAAVIDADHVAREVIDLYPELLAKLVACFGEDILTPTGKLRRKKLAMLAFAGERARQELNSIMHPYIGREIRRRMTRLSIGHQVVVIDAALLLGSSIEDDMDQILVIHASQSVRLGRLLKRGLAREDALMRMSRQLPFSAFKQCADRLIVNQDSLGSLEKKVANYFKTITSERPGNG